The nucleotide window TCAGGGTGTGCGGCCGTCTGCTCAGAGGCGGAGCCGTCAACCCGGGGCGGCTGGTCGGAGCCGCCCGTCAGGAAAGAGCGGCATGTCTTCTCCCTGCTGGTTAGTGCTAACACCAAGGTTCCTGCTCGTTTATCTGACGCTGTTTAACAGGCAGGGAAACTTACCCGAGCGGTACTAAAGCAAACCATCGGCTGTAATCATGTGAGCTTTGGCTTAATAAACGTCCACGTAGGGTTTTACGTCGAGAAGGACGCTAATATTATGCCGACTAAATGTTTTACAATAATCACAAACACAAAGCCTGCTCCTGGTTCAACAATAATTACTGTTCTTTAACTTGTTTATGTTATACTTACTGCCGAAGTAATGCAAAATTATTCTTCTTTTCGTACTGAATTATCTTGACCCCGTTTCAAATATTGATTTGGAGTAGTAATGAGTGGGCGTTCTTTTAATAATCGATTCATTGTGAtttgttttaagtgttttctgtatttattggtttgttttaaaaaaatgcccaATTACAAGCAATTATccacatattttttattgttttattattagaatagtttattttaataaacagcTTTTTATCAGTAAATTGTCAGTTTTCTACACATTAAACTTTAATCTAAACATGGCACCATTTCCACAAATTTAGTTTTTGAAatcaaatatgtttaaatttagATCAATCCACTCAAAATGGGACCTTTTCAGTTAAgtagttttatttaatgtttaatagcTTGTCCTTTAAACATTGGTATTCTTTTCATTTGATTATGTAAGAATTAAATGTAGTATTTTCGTTTGTCATTGCAATATTTAAACTAACTTGAGAAAGTGTTCAGTTCTGACATGTAAAAGTGAAGCAAAGAAGGTCATGCAATAAAGGAGAATATATTAGGTTCACAGCGCAGAGAGCAGACCCCCGCTCTCCGATTGtcgcaaggagtctggggcctggaggagagGCGGGCCACCGGGTCCGGAGTCTGGGTTGTTGTGCGGCCCGGGTGGCTTGCCGGGGCTGGGGCTGacacctctgctctccccaaaaAGGAGTGGGGGgaaggggtggctagggtaaggagGGGGAACAAGTGGGCTTAGGTATttaagggggtgggggggggggggggggggggctctggttgGGTGGCCCGTGCAGTTCATGTTGGTCCCCTACCCCGGGGAGCTTGGGCCGGGGGTGTCTGGTCCGGGTGCGGGATGGGGGTTCGGGACCGAGCATATAAAGTGGATTGTGGTGCCCCACCCCCACTTGGGATTATTGCATGTGAGTGTCACGTTCAAATGTGTGTACGGCATCGtgcgtttttatttttatttatttatttatttttagccagTGCGttgtgagtggggcactagggtggtAAGGTGTGAatgagattgttttttttttttttcttgccaggTTGGCAAGTTCAGGTCCGATCCGCTCcgtctcccaagaacatctcaagtctccgctaggtgcgaaGCCCATCCCCTCTGTCCTGCCCCCCTCCGCTGGCTGGCGCTTTGGCccgctggtgcattggtggCCCTTGGATTCGGGGCGGATCCCGGGGTGGGTGTTGGTTCattcctggtggctgcttcgcggggcctggccccccgggctCGGTCGGGGCTCCCGCCGGGGGGCGGGTGCCCCTGGGGCCAGGGGGCTCTAGGGCCCATGGCTGGTTCTACttcagcgtagctggctgccggcggaacCCACGGGCTCGCCCCCgtggctcctgggggcttcggcattgcggtggctgggggatttcctctggggcgtctctcctcttcccttggtgggggggggggttcttcaCATCCACTATTGAGCAATTTTCTTTAGGATAAATTTTACAttcacaagtgcactctcacaaacacctacaggtgctgggttccaggtgatgttcacttctatacagaatgcccatcatttatttatttaaatatttattttctctcagctatcacattatacatgttagtttaaataatacatataatttagcaataatatcaaggtgttacttcattgtatctgttatactatatctgttggttgtgctgttctttttacatatctctttgcaggtgatgaagtagACTGAAGCcgttttatcactctctcccttttatctcctttttctttcacgtcttttttttctcttcttgttcttcctttactcttctactttcccattgtcCACATAATGTGATTACCTCCAGcatgaatcacaataaagctatttacatgcatgaatcaagcggagcactatgtcaaaagctgactgctccacttgtgattTATGTCTGAGAAGCTAAAACACAGTTTacctcaaagcattaaatataatttaggaTTTACAAAAAATAGGCAAAGGTCTTTGctattcatttgttttaaaacaagatgAATAGTtaatacaataataatacaaaGTTATTACAAAGGTTCAAAAGCGTTTTTCAGTGTGTCATAGGAATCCCCTCACCACCAAagcaaaataacttaaaaaaggacaaaaacgtTAAAACAAGCCGACAAACAAAAAGATTGGTCCAAAGTAGAATttagtataatacattttaatgaaaatattaaactgGTTCATTTTAAGACAATTTAAAGGTGATCTATTGtgaaaatgtcactttttgcatgtttttatgcttccatttgggtctctacttcttctagaaacagtccaagctctaaaaaaataaacacccaGCTGTTTATTGGcaataatgaaatgtttttttgttgttgttgccggTGTAGGTCACAATCAGTAGGAACTGCTCCTCACCTACCAACCCGTGCGAAGTAAAACTATGACATATAAACACACAACTTTTTTATCACATCTTAAATTTAACTTCTAAATGTTATTGGAATAAATCATATACAAAACTTAACATTGGCcttaatacaaaacaaaaatacagctGTGGGCTGAAGTTGTGGAAGGTTTactaatgatttaaaaatatttgtatttgtctTCTGTATGTTGTATTGAAAAACGGGAATCTCAGTGTCGTCTTTGTTTAAATGTAAGAAAGTCCAGAGAGGTTCATGCTTTCGTTAATGCATTTAAGCATAGATTTAAGAAACCATTATGATTCTTGTTGCTCATTGGGTTTCATCTGAgtgcttttaaatttttcaagtTTCTTGATTGTCCATAAAAGTTTTTCGGCCCTATAGTTAAAACATGAACTAGCCTGTCCCCATGTTTGAAAACCAGCTGGGGAAGATATTAAAACCTAGATAGAAACAATCCGAGACTATGGATTCTAATTATTAGGTTTGCTAAAGATTTATTCAGAGGCTATTCAGTGTTGCGCTATGTTTGCTTTGAATGTTGATGAATAAATATACTGACGGTTCCAAGCAtcacttcagtgtatttttgtGGATCTAAAGAAAGCACATCAAAGTGTGCCAGGAGAAGAGCTCTGATGCTGAAAGAGGCAGCCAGGTGATGGAGACATGGTGCTGGACATTCACAAAGGCAGTGGGACAGTGGTAGGGTGTGTTGTAGGAGTGATAGCTGGCATAAAGATGGGGGATGGGTTAACATTAGGGATCAACTCCAAGCCCTTTGCATAATAGAGCTGTTTGGTCTGATTTCAATGaccagagttttattttttcttgttttttgggTTGTCTACTCTGTTCAGGGCAGGTGTAAAAGCTAACCTGAACTCTGGTACAGAACAAACAAGCGAACTCTGGTCCACCTAAAAAAGTGGGTCTTTGTTTGCTTCCCAGTAAAACCCTGGTGCTGCTCACCTACACCGGCAAAGCAAATGAGCTGTCCAGTGAACCACAGAGAGGGCGTAAACCTGCTGCTTTTGACTCATGTACAGAGCAATATGCACCATCCTCTTGACAAAGAGGATGGTCAGGTTGAAACAACAAAGTAGAAACTGACACCCCAGATGTGCAGGAATTTGGTGTTTctccagttgtttgtttttgttgtaaagGTTGCTTGGTTGCTGGAGGAGATTGACGTTGCAGTTGGAAATCCGACTTCGGAAAAATCAACTGTAATGCCCTCTAGTCGGACTTTCCCCTTGGAAAGTCGGGGAAATTTTTGAAGGCTGATTGTTGGctgtgataaaacatgtttattttataagacacagttgtaagagtgcatctaaaatcaatgttaccTGTAGCAGCTGCAACTGAACCAAACAAGTTAACTGGTCTTTcatgtggaaagtacagctttaaaggacaTAAGACGTACTATGAATAAAAAAGCTTTCCTGGCCGTTGTCGTATTTTGGTTTTCCGAGGCAAACGGAATGCCCTTTTCCAAGGGAACAAAAGCGAATGAAAGCGGGAGATTTGTCAGTTTCCCACCCAATCAGAACGTGTCCTTTGGGCCCTCATGGTGTAAAAGCGGAGTGTTGATGAACAGGTCGACAGAGTGGGCCCGGAttatgatgtttgcagatgacgcTGTGATCTGGACCGTGAGAGAGGAGCAGAGTAGAGGGAGCAGGTGAAGATGGAAGTATGTCCTGGAGCTTAGAGGAACGAAAGTCGTCGCAGTCAAGGAAGACCACAAGGGAGGTTTGTGACTAAAGATATGCAGAAGGTCGTGGGGTGTGACAGGAGAATGTTGTGGATAGGATGAAGTGGAGGAAGACGatctgaaatggaaaagccTGAAAGGAGCGCCCACATGAAGAAGATagatttttatgaaaaaaaggttgtgagaaacatatatatataataatgtaTTATAATTCCCATAATGTGTCAAATCAATTTGCGTCCAAGAAGTGTAATCCGTCATCTTGCTGCAGTGCAGGCATCAACGTCACTGAGATTTTGATGTCTTAACAGGAGCCGCTGCCTGCAGCCGAGGCGGGAGGCACGGATGCATCTTCACTCCGGCTTGTTTTATTACATCTGAAGCGTTTCTCAGCGGGCTGATGAAAGGCAAAGCAGCAGAGACGGACGGCAGCGTTTATCACCTTCCAGCCTCGGTTCCTCCAGACAGCAGTAAGCATGCCGCTGCCTCAGAGATTTACTGGTCTGATTGCGCAGGCCTGGCTTTATATTTCAAAAAGTGCTGATGTCATGCTGCCACCCGGCTGGCGTGCTGATTATTTGCTCTCTAATTATCTTCCTGTGCGCTGTGACTTTAAAGGCGAACAGGTATCCTTGCTGCTGAGACATCCTGATCAGCCTCCTGACTCGAAGGTGTTGAAGGTGGCAATAATCGGAGCTCCAAATGCTGGGAAGTCCACGCTGTCCAATCAGCTCCTTGGCAGAAAGGTCTTTGTCCGTCTTTTAAAGATGCTTGCTGCAGTCGTTTCAGCTCACTGGTGCTTACAGGTCTGTTATCGTTGCTTAAAAGGTGTTTGCCGTGTCCAAGAAGGTCCACACAACTCGGCGTCGTGCGCTGGGCGTCCTAACGGAGACCGACACTCAGATTGTAAGAGCTTTATCAGAGGTTTTGGGTGGATGATGCGGCCCGTGTGAAtcatttcttgtttatttttgcagattttgctggacacccctggtctCACCACACCATCAAAAGTCAAGAGGTGCATTTCGTGTTTACTTTAGCTTGCTATTTAATGTTTCGGCTCTCTCTGAGGTTTTCATGTATGAACGGACCCTTTGTTTTCACAGACACCAGCTGGAGAAATCCTTGCTTGTGGATCCCTGGAACACTGTCAAGGAAGCTGACCTCAGTATGAGACGTTTACTGAGCTGTTCATCAGCTAGACCTGAGCTGCACTTCTCCTTAGTTTGTTTGTGATTGGCGTTTTCAACGTTTGAAATGCTTATAAAATCTGTCGATTAACAGTGGTTGTCATGGTGGACGTATCAGACAAATGGATGTGCTCCGGGCTGGATATCGAGGTGCTGAAATGCCTGTCCCAGCATCCGCATGTCCCAGCAATCCTGGTCCTCAACAAGGTACTCTTTCCtgtgtttcaaatgttttcactCAGCACAAGAAAAACGTCCACAGATCACAATGCAGCCACAACCATGTTGTACGGTGACGATATTGTATTCGGGTTGCTGTGTGTTAGTTGTTAATTTTCTTCAACTTCACAGTTATGCgctgctttgtgttgctttataaCGTAAAATGTCAGTATGATAAGTGCATTTGTGGTTGTGATCTAAGGCAGTGTAGACCTTGTGCTTCTTAAAATGTCAATGGAAATCCCTTATTCATTCATCGGATCTCTGAAGGAAGCAATGATAATAAAAGGTCAATCAATTATATATTTGTCAGTCTGCCATACCGTCTATTCTAACTCCTTAAATCCAGTTTGTGGCACTTGGCTTCAAGCCTTTTGGCTGCCGCAGCTCTGCTATGGTTCCCCTCTCAtccatttttaatatatatcaTGTGGAGGAGCCAACGTTTTCTTGAACATAAcccaaaactgtaaaaatggcTACGCTTTCATGTGCACTTTACCAAAAGTGTTTGCTAACGTTGTTCTGGTTTTAAGGTGGATCTGGTGAAGGCCAAGGACAGGCTGCTGGATATTACGGACCAGCTGACATGTGGAGTGGTGAACGGACGCAGAGTGCGGGTCAGGCCAGTGATCAAGCCTCCGTGGGCTCAAAAGAAACCCGAGAGCACCAATGAGTTATCTCCTGACGAGGACACGGCAGCGCCTGAGCACGGCGCAAAGCCGACCTCCGCGCTGAGCAAAGAGAAACCGAAGGAGCTGAGGAGGCAGCAAGGCTGGCCTCGCTTTAAGGACGTCTTCATGCTGTCGTCTGTGGACAGAGAGGACGTGGAGACGCTGAAGGTAAACAGTTTACAGCCATATAAGGAAAGAAGATATGGAAGGTTTAAAGTATgggttgaaaaaaataacttggtgTTTATGGTAACTCTCTATCCTggttatgtaaaataaatcaggAAACGAGTACATTGAAGTAATTAACCCAAAAAAGGTAAAGCATGGCTATGCTGTAAATATTAGAAGACACAGAATCAGTCcctataaatatataaaagtgCTAACTTGGCTGTTCATACTGTTTGTGTTGTCATTATGTCTTGTATACTCCACTGATAGTTTGGGGTCATTGAGCCTCTTCTGTTGTTTTAGGGTTCAGAGCAGGAAGGTTTTGGGAAACACTGCAATTAATCCCGATTTTTCTGACATCCCTCACCTGCAGTGCCctgctaaagtattcataccccctAAACGTTTTCTCATTTGGTCATTGTCATTACAGCCAAACATTGTAAGTATTTTATCAGGGTTGTATGTtatagaacaacacaaaatagtgggtaatgaagtggaaggaaaagacaCATACACGCTCTTTTACAAATATTGTTgcagtgtgtttgtgttcagctCTCCTGAGTCAGGACTTTGTAGACCCCCTCTCTGCTGCAGTCACAGCTGGAGGTCTCTACCAGCTATGAATATCTAGAGACCAGCGGTGGCTTGTCAACAGGGGGCGCTAGGGAGCCGCTCAGTCAAAATTGCAGGAAGAAACACATGAACatgaattacaaaataaaaagtaatcatcacatctgttttttcAGCATTCTTATTCCATCATGGGTTCATTTGAGGTTATTGTTTAAATTGAGATTTTTCTGTGGCGAGGGATGCCGGCCAGATGAGTGCGTATGTGGCCTTTTGCTTCCATTTGCTGCTCTCTAATTGGTCAGATGCTCCAggtttttgaccaatcagctatttttgtgttattcttcGTCCAATCAGATTAAATCACGATGCCCGTCAATCAAAGCCGCACCCCTGGCCGTTTATACACACAGGCGTTGATATCACTCAAACATACGGACGCAAACAGAGGAGTCAGACAACGACAAGACAGGAGAAAATGGTGCAGAAGACAATTTGgtcttttatttagaaaatcttAATTTCATGAGGCAtttgctggaggaaaaaaagtagATGAAGGAACTTTGAACGAACCGACCAAACCTAAAAATACAACAGCCGGCGTGTGACCGGTGATGGGTTTATGTTCAAGaacagtttattgttgtgtggtcatttttaaattgggaaaactGTTCACGCTTTTCCTTTTATTCCATGATCATCCGCTCCTTTCTGTTGATCTGTCACAGCAAACCCAATAAATGCGCTGACGTTTGTAGTCGTcacgtgttttatttttattatgaaaattcagtttaaaaaataagCACAACTATATGCAAAGTCATCCTGTTTACTTAAAGCAGGTAAATGAAAAACACGTGTTCCGTTCTCTCGAGGTTCTTCCAACACCCTGttggaggaaactaaaaaaacaaaacaggtatACTTATCTCTCTCTGTCTAGTAAGGTTCAGCTTCTCAAATTCCTGAGTCTCAGTAATCCAAAGTAATTACGACACGTTTCCTCACGCCATGCCTATACCGTCCTGCAATGTTCtctcaaaaatccacaaaacagTTTCCAACAatccacagtttttccttcagaGAACTGaaaattcagttaaattcaatcCCTTGCCACCAGGAGTAACCTGTTGACatatgaaaacaaacacacgTTTGCAAGGCAATGTACTCGACCGCCAATTACAAATACCTTTTTCAGCTGTAATATTACACAATGTTACACTCAACTCTTTTGTCCTCACGTTTTCtcgtgcttttttttcttgcagagCTACTTCCTGGCTGCAGCTAAGCCGGGGTCCTGGCAGTACCACAGTGAGGTCCTCACAGACCAGAGTCCAGAGGAGGTCTGCACCAACATCATCAGAGAAAAGCTGCTGGAGTAtctgccacaggaagtgccctACTCCATGACACAGGTGGGTGGTGTAGCGGCTGAGGGCAGTATTTGTGACAAACACTATGACAGCCTAACGTCTCTTTAAGGAGTTTTCTACTTAAAAGTAACAACACACACAAAAGGAGAAATATATTTACACCCTCTGGATCTCCTTTATGAGCTCTTTTTCTAACTCCACAGCCGTTCAGTTGACCTGACATGTAGTTTTTGTAAGTTAGTGCGGAGAGTTTCTCTTTTCAACGCGTCTCTGCTTTCAGTCTATTGAACTCTGGCAAGACGGAGAAAACGGCGAGCTGGATATATCTGTGAAGCTGTACGCCAAGAAAGAAACTCACATGGTAAGCACTCCCATGCGTTTCTGTCCAGTGGCGAAGCGACTGGCGGGCTCACATGCCTGTAGGTCCGCTTCAACGCCCCCCATGTTTACCTGCAGAGTGGCTTGTGTTTACGCCAGGTCACGAGCTGTGGCAGCTCAGCCCAGGAGCGTCTCCGCTCTGTTAGACGGAGACAAACGTACGTGTCCAAGTCAGTGTAAACGCCAGAGACTTTGGCTTTCCTCAAGCTCTTCATCCAGAGACATCAATAAGGAAAAATGTGCAGCTGCACGCTGTTTACAGATGAGCGGCACATAAAAACGCCCATGTCAGCATTTGCCTGCGAGTGTGTGGCCTCACAGAGTTAGCCTGGTTAGATTAGCGGCTCTTAAAACGCTGCATGGGATGTTTTGTGTAGAACAATTCTTTTTATGCTCGATTTGGTTTtacagggttcccgcggatccttaaaaagtcttaaaaggcattgaattatGTAActtaaaactaaggccttaattggcattaaaatgtcttaaatcagtctttcttatgtcttaaaattgttaccaggtcataaataggattttatttttgtaatccttaccaaacagtaaaataattgacacaattatatttttttaatttaccgaacggctcaatgtaacaattattggttccgtcccgatagcggaaccaataaaaactgttgcggccggaccatagctgggaaaaagagttggcactggttatgttgtggtttttaaaactgatctatagtttattttagtagggaacaaaacaaagtttgtgaattcagttcagtagttgttaaaaatatatctgtaatttgtgttttttagctttctccctatatgaaatgttttttcaaaaatttaaacatgtctactgggccagaaagtaatggtttatgttaaaataaacatttgggtgaagttgtcggaaccaggtttttcttgtttatcgtgaatttggtcttaactttttatttcaagtggcattaaaaagtcttaaaaagtcttgaatttaacttgccttatgctgtaggaaccctgttttagtttatgatacaaagtttaaaattttatgtaaaatgtgtaatgtgtcttaattaatttaaacatgGACATTTGACCACCACTAACAAAACAGCTTGGAAAACTCATGCCATCATAGGTTCAAtaagatatttttcttttttggtaccTCTCCAGACTTCCCTCATCATTTTGTAGGTCAGAGTAGTTAGTGAATCAGAAATGTTGTGACTATTTTAGGTAGCTGAGGttgaaatgaatgaatgaatcccTTCTCCCTCTCTGATGGTcttcagtatatatatatatatatatatatatatatatatatctttttccCGGTTGTGTTTTTAACTCTTAAATATTTAAGGAGCCTTTTTGGGCTCTGCATATTGGATGAGAAAGAACATTTGTAGATGCACATCTGTGGTGCTGAATGGTTAGAGGCCACTGCCCTTTTGAGAAGAGCTACTTAGAACGTCTCTGTTTTCCAGGATTGTTAAGGAAAGTAATGACAGAAGTCCTCAGGAATGCAGGTCAGAGGTCTGTAAACCGATGACTGACCAGAAGTTTGCCCGCTTCTTAATATTTTTTGAcaccaagcttttttttttctggtctttTTATTGTACTGCCTCTGCCAGGATGAACAAAATCAAGAGAAGGCTCAGACACAGTGTTGGTCACAATTACTGGTGTCCCATCTTACAGTAATTTGTAGAGCCTCCCTTTGCCAGTAGCAAAACATTAGGTTGTCTAAAGGAGCCTAGGTTTGGAGTATACAGAGATACTTCCTCCACCGTTCCTCTTTCCACAGTCTCTGGATCATCTGGTCTCCTCAGGCTTTAGGTCTTCTGCCGTGGTTTAGATCAGGGGACTGAGTTAGCCCCTGACGAAGGTCGATTTTGGTACCGGAGTGGTCCTGGGCTGCTTGCCAGTTCTAAGGTATATCAAGGTTTTAAACAATTAGGGGTGTTACGCTGCAATAATGTTTCCTCACAGTGTTGCTACAGTTTAAAGTCCTTTGACTGAAATGCCAAAGAAGGTGGCAGAGTGACCTGAACCAGGGCGCAGTGCAACGCAGAGCTCCTTCTCCGCCGCCTGCTAGCAACGGGGCCGCTACACCCTCCCCCCATTTACATGAAAGACAAATTCACCCGAGCAGCCAAGGTGTCTGTAAGGGAGCGCCACAGAAATTTACTGTTAAGATACAAATGTTAAAACTACTGGTGGTAAACGATGATTCAAGCACATAGCATGTAAAGCCAACCCGattatttaaaatcatcatCACACTCCCACTGTTtataaaatgaccaaaaaatgTGGAGCATTCAAGGCAATATGCAAAATGGCAATAAATCTATGTTATAGATGACATAT belongs to Fundulus heteroclitus isolate FHET01 chromosome 11, MU-UCD_Fhet_4.1, whole genome shotgun sequence and includes:
- the eral1 gene encoding GTPase Era, mitochondrial isoform X2; protein product: MALRVCGRLLRGGAVNPGRLVGAARQERAACLLPAGAAACSRGGRHGCIFTPACFITSEAFLSGLMKGKAAETDGSVYHLPASVPPDSSEQVSLLLRHPDQPPDSKVLKVAIIGAPNAGKSTLSNQLLGRKVFAVSKKVHTTRRRALGVLTETDTQIILLDTPGLTTPSKVKRHQLEKSLLVDPWNTVKEADLMVVMVDVSDKWMCSGLDIEVLKCLSQHPHVPAILVLNKVDLVKAKDRLLDITDQLTCGVVNGRRVRVRPVIKPPWAQKKPESTNELSPDEDTAAPEHGAKPTSALSKEKPKELRRQQGWPRFKDVFMLSSVDREDVETLKSYFLAAAKPGSWQYHSEVLTDQSPEEVCTNIIREKLLEYLPQEVPYSMTQRMVIGTAGQMVARIAQEAGEDLSRVYLRNVRLKLSAKLKK
- the eral1 gene encoding GTPase Era, mitochondrial isoform X1, encoding MALRVCGRLLRGGAVNPGRLVGAARQERAACLLPAGAAACSRGGRHGCIFTPACFITSEAFLSGLMKGKAAETDGSVYHLPASVPPDSSEQVSLLLRHPDQPPDSKVLKVAIIGAPNAGKSTLSNQLLGRKVFAVSKKVHTTRRRALGVLTETDTQIILLDTPGLTTPSKVKRHQLEKSLLVDPWNTVKEADLMVVMVDVSDKWMCSGLDIEVLKCLSQHPHVPAILVLNKVDLVKAKDRLLDITDQLTCGVVNGRRVRVRPVIKPPWAQKKPESTNELSPDEDTAAPEHGAKPTSALSKEKPKELRRQQGWPRFKDVFMLSSVDREDVETLKSYFLAAAKPGSWQYHSEVLTDQSPEEVCTNIIREKLLEYLPQEVPYSMTQSIELWQDGENGELDISVKLYAKKETHMRMVIGTAGQMVARIAQEAGEDLSRVYLRNVRLKLSAKLKK